A single window of Zootoca vivipara chromosome 17, rZooViv1.1, whole genome shotgun sequence DNA harbors:
- the LOC132591307 gene encoding vomeronasal type-2 receptor 26-like, whose translation MGANNTGKGCDEGDEPIIRVGDSIYDDPLPIAHEFYQPGDLVIGEMVSQVIYFSNIQSFMEQPSQILIDEPISVPKSYQHILALAFAVKEINENPRVLSNISLGFRILNSYYAARMTYKATLNLLSTQRRFAPNFKCHKWNNLIALIGGCISEISANMAIISAIHKIPQMVPNEAKQHIGIVQLLQHFKWTWIALSAVDDDKGDQFLQTILPLLFEHGICYDVIVRLEKWNYLDEMIRLALQHRNSYATAFKTKANVFVVYGEPPSFQVLRVLAFIAPIMGWPPLGKVCVATSHWDFASVSIQKDWEIQIFHGTLSFTVHSNQPLGFHEFMQKIRPFWHKEDVFIQDVWEQTFACSLKGSNGQEVEAEQKEPCTLEEKLENLPGVLFEKYMTGHSYNVYKAVYAVAHALNAMYKSSSRHRRLASGERFAFQNVQPWQVHRFLKSLVFNISVGDMVHFDEHGELVSGFDVTNWITFPNGSLTRLKVGQLEPLAPPGRELTINDEQIVWHPSFNQARPLSVCNDNCNPGFSRKKKEGEKFCCYDCAPCPEGMISSQQDVDVCVNCPEDQYPNKDQTQCVPRIVSFLSYKENLGIILVVLAISLSVITTLVLGIFLKHKDTPIVKANNRSLTYILLISLLLCFLCSLLFIGQPGRVICLLRQMAFGLVFSLAVSTVLAKTVTVVVAFMATKPGSSIRKWVGKGLTNSIVLFCCFIQAAICALWLSTSPPFPDKDTHSVIGEIILECNEGSASMFYSVLGYMGSLATASFIVAFFSRKLPDSFNEAKFITFSMLVFCSVWLSFVPTYLSTKGKYMVAVEIFSILASSAGLLGCIFSPKCYIIVLRPELNSREQMIRKKT comes from the exons ATGGGGGCAAACAATACTGGGAAAGGATGTGATGAAGGAGATGAACCcatcatcagggtgggggacag CATTTATGATGATCCTCTTCCTATTGCTCACGAATTTTACCAGCCAGGAGACCTTGTAATTGGTGAGATGGTTTCGCAAGTCATATACTTCTCTAATATCCAGTCTTTCATGGAACAGCCTTCACAGATACTGATTGATGAACCTAT CTCCGTGCCAAAGagctaccagcacatcctggccttagCATTTGCTGTCAaagagatcaatgagaatcccagAGTCTTATCAAACATCTCTCTAGGGTTCCGCATCCTCAATAGCTACTACGCTGCAAGGATGACCTACAAGGCCACGCTCAACCTGCTTTCCACACAGCGTAGATTTGCCCCCAACTTCAAGTGTCACAAGTGGAACAATCTGATAGCTCTCATTGGAGGATGCATCTCTGAAATCTCTGCCAATATGGCCATCATTTCAGCAATCCACAAGATCCCACAG ATGGTCCCTAATGAAGCCAAACAGCACATAGGAATTGTGCAACTACTTCAGCATTTCAAATGGACCTGGATTGCACTTAGTGCTGTGGATGATGACAAAGGGGACCAGTTTCTACAGACAATTTTACCACTACTCTTTGAGCATGGCATCTGCTATGATGTCATagtaagattagaaaaatggaaTTATCTGGATGAGATGATACGCTTGGCTTTACAGCATCGGAACAGTTATGCAACTGCATTTAAGACAAAAGCTAATGTATTTGTGGTTTATGGGGAACCTCCATCTTTTCAGGTTTTGAGAGTATTGGCATTTATAGCACCAATAATGGGATGGCCACCTCTGGGTAAGGTGTGTGTTGCTACATCTCACTGGGATTTTGCATCAGTGTCTATTCAGAAAGACTGGGAAATACAAATATTCCATGGTACTCTATCCTTCACAGTCCACTCGAATCAGCCATTAGGGTTCCATGAGTTCATGCAGAAGATAAGACCCTTCTGGCACAAAGAGGATGTCTTCATCCAGGACGTCTGGGAACAGACTTTCGCCTGCTCCCTGAAAGGATCTAATGGACAGGAGGTGGAGGCTGAGCAGAAAGAACCCTGCACTTTGGAGGAGAAACTGGAGAACCTTCCTGGGGTTTTGTTTGAAAAATACATGACTGGTCACAGCTACAATGTCTACAAAGCTGTCTATGCAGTGGCACATGCTTTGAACGCCATGTACAAATCCAGCTCCAGACATAGAAGATTGGCAAGCGGAGAGAGATTTGCATTTCAGAATGTGCAACCATGGCAG GTCCATCGCTTTCTGAAGAGCCTTGTATTCAACATCAGTGTTGGAGATATGGTGCACTTTGATGAACATGGAGAACTGGTTTCAGGTTTTGACGTTACCAATTGGATCACTTTCCCCAATGGCTCACTGACAAGATTGAAAGTTGGACAACTGGAGCCTCTGGCTCCTCCAGGCAGAGAGCTAACCATCAATGATGAGCAGATCGTGTGGCATCCAAGTTTTAACCAG GCGCGGCCCCTGTCTGTGTGCAATGACAACTGCAACCCTGGCTTCAgtagaaaaaagaaggaaggagagaagttttgctgctatgattgtgctccgtGTCCAGAAGGAATGATCTCTAGTCAGCAAG ATGTAGACGTTTGCGTCAATTGTCCAGAGGACCAATATCCCAACAAGGACCAAACTCAATGTGTTCCCAGGATTGTAAGCTTCCTCTCTTACAAAGAAAATTTGGGGATCATCTTAGTGGTGTtggccatttctctctctgtcaTCACAACTTTAGTACTTGGAATTTTCCTGAAGCACAAGGatactcccatagtcaaagccaacaaccggagcCTCACCTACATCCTTctcatctccctcctcctttgcttcctgTGCTCCTTGCTTTTCATTGGACAGCCTGGAAGGGTGATCTGTCTTCTCCGACAAATGGCTTTTGGCCTTGTCTTCTCTTTGGCCGTTTCCACTGTGTTGGCAAAGACGGTCACTGTGGTTGTAGCATTtatggccaccaaaccaggatccagcataaggaaatgggtggggaaaggactgaCCAATTCGATTGTCCTCTTCTGCTGCTTCATCCAAGCTGCCATTTGTGCTCTTTGGTTAAGCACTTCTCCACCGTTTCCAGATAAGGACACCCATTCAGTGATTGGGGAAATCATACTTGAATGCAACGAGGGTTCAGCTTCCATGTTTTACTCTGTCTTAGGCTACATGGGCTCCCTGGCCACTGCCAGCTTCATCGTAGCTTTCTTTTCCAGGAAACtccctgacagtttcaatgaagccaaattcatcactttcagcatgttggtgttttgcagtgtttggctgtcctttgtgccaacctacctgagcaccaaggggaagtacatggtggctgtggagatcttctccatcttggcctccagtgcaggattgctgggttgcatcttttccccaaaatgctacattattgtgctaAGGCCTGAGCTGAATAGCAGAGAACAAATGATAAGGAAgaaaacataa